A region of the Curvibacter sp. AEP1-3 genome:
GTCGGGGTGGTCGCCGTGATCGGGATGTTCTTGTGGATGACCCGTCGCATCATGCACATCGGCCGCCAGGCCATTGCGCTGGACCGCGTCTTTGCCGGTCTGGTGGCCCAAGGTGTGGGCGTGTGGATGGGCTTTCAGGCCTTCATCAATATGGGCGTGAATTTGGGTGCCTTGCCCACCAAAGGCCTGACCCTGCCACTCATGAGCTATGGCGGCTCCGCCATCCTGATCAATCTCGTCGCCATCGCCGTGGTGCTGCGCGTGGACTATGAAAACAGACAACTCATGCACGGAGGCCGTGTATGACGCAAAAGACGGCATTGATCATGGCCGGCGGCACGGGCGGGCACATCTTCCCGGGACTGGCTGTGGCCCAAGCCCTGCGGGACAAAGGCTGGCGCGTGCACTGGCTGGGTGCCCCCGGCAGCATGGAAAGCCGCATCGTGCCGACCCGCGGCATTCCGCTGGAGCTGGTGGAGTTTGGTGGCGTGCGCGGTAAAGGCATCAAGACATTGGCACTGCTGCCGCTCAAGCTGCTGCGCGCCTTCTGGCAAAGCCTGCAAGTGGTGCGCCGTGTGAAACCTGACGTGCTGGTGGGCCTCGGTGGCTACATCACTTTCCCCGGCGGCATGATGGGCGTGCTGTGTGGCAAACCTTTGGTCTTGCATGAGCAGAACTCGGTAGCCGGCATGGCCAACAAGGTGTTGGCCGGTGTAGCCGACCGCGTGTTCGCTGCCTTCCCCCAAGCCATGCCCAAGGCGGAATGGGTGGGCAACCCCTTGCGCGCTGAATTCTTGAACCTGCCTGCACCGGAAGCGCGTTTTGCTGGCCGCAGCGGCCCGATCAAGGTGCTGGTGGTGGGTGGCAGCTTGGGCGCCCGCGCACTTAACACCGTGGTCCCCCAAGCCCTCGCGCTGATTCCTGAAGCCCAGCGTCCCGTGGTGACGCACCAGGCCGGCGAAAAACAGATTGACGAGTTGCGGGCCAACTATGCCGCTGCCGGCGTCCAGGCCACGCTCACCCCATTCATCGACAACACCGCGCAGGCGTTTGCTGATGCCGATCTGGTGATTTGCCGGGCCGGTGCCAGCACGGTGACCGAGCTGGCCGCCGTGGGCGCTGCGGCGGCGTTTGTGCCGTTTCCTGCTGCGGTGGATGACCACCAGACCTTCAATGCCCGCTTCCTGGTCGATCAGGGCGGTGGCTGGCTTTTGCCGCAAGCCACCCTGACTCCCGAAGCGCTGGCAGAGATGCTATTGAAAACAGAGCGACCCGCACTGATGCAGCGGGCGCTGGGAGCCAAAAAGATGCAACAACTACACGCTACCGAAGCCGTGGTGGCCGCCTGCGAGGAGCTTGCGAAATGAAGCACGCAGTCAAACACATTCATTTCGTTGGCGTGGGCGGATCCGGCATGTCCGGCATTGCCGAAGTGCTGAGCAACCTCGGCTACGAGATCTCGGGCTCCGACTTGGCTGATAACGTCACAACCCGCCGCCTGGCCGCTTTGGGCATCAAGACCTACGTGGGCCACGCCGCAGAGAACGTGACTGGTGCGGACGCCGTGGTCACCTCCACGGCGGTGCAGTCCGACAATCCCGAAGTCATCCGCGCCCGCGAGATGAAGATCCCTATCGTGCCCCGTGCGTTGATGCTGGCAGAGCTCATGCGCTTGAAGCAGGGCATTGCGATCGCAGGTACCCACGGTAAAACCACGACCACCAGCCTGGTGGCGAGCGTGTTGGCGGAGGCCGGTCTGGACCCTACTTTTGTGATCGGTGGCCGCCTCAACAGCGCAGGCGCGAATGCGCGTCTGGGCAGTGGCGAGCACATCGTGGTCGAGGCAGATGAGTCGGATGCGTCCTTCCTGAACCTCCTTCCCGTGATGGCAGTGGTAACCAACATCGACGCCGATCACATGGAAACCTACGGGCACGATTTCGGCAAGCTCAAGAAAGCCTTTGTCGATTTCCTGCACCGCATGCCTTTCTATGGCGCAGCGATTCTCTGCACCGATGACCCCGCGGTGCGCGACATCTGCGAGCAGGTCACCTGCCCGATCACCAGCTACGGCTTCAACGAAGACGCTGAAGTGCGCGCTGTGAATGTGCGTGCGATGGGCGGCCAGATGCACTTCACCGTGCAACGCCGCAACGGTGTAGTTCTGCCCGATATGGAGGTGGTGCTGAATTTGCCCGGCCTGCACAACGTGCTCAACGCGCTGTCGGCCATTGCAGTAGCCGTGGAGCTGAACATTCCAGACGCGGCCGTCGTCAAGGCGTTGGCCGAGTTCAAGGGCGTGGGACGCCGCTTCCAGCGCTATGGAGACCTCGCTTTACCCCAGGGTGGCACGGTCACGGTGATTGATGACTACGGTCACCACCCCGTCGAGATGGCCGCCACGCTGGCAGCCGCACGCGGTGCCTTCCCCGGGCGGCGTCTGGTCCTGGCTTTCCAGCCGCACCGCTACACCCGCACACGGGATTGCTTTGAAGATTTTGTGAAAGTCATTGGTGCCGGTGCCGACGCGGTGCTGCTGGCCGAGGTGTATGCCGCCGGTGAAGCGCCCATCGTGGCGGCAGACGGCCGGTCTCTCGCGCGTGCCCTGCGCATTGGCGGCAAGGTGGAGCCCCTGTTTGTGGACGACATCGCCGCCATGCCTCAAGCCGCCATCGACAACGCGCGCGATGGCGATGTGCTGATGTGCATGGGTGCCGGATCGATTGGCGCCGTGCCCGGAAAAATTGTTGAATTGCTACAAAATCAGGAGCTGCTCGCGCAGCAGGGACGGGCGCTATGAGTCAAAATAATCTGAATCTAGGGAAGGTGGCTGTGCTGATGGGCGGTGCCTCGGCAGAGCGCGAGGTGTCACTGATGTCGGGAAGTGGCGTGCTCAAGGCACTGCGTTCGCAAGGCGTGGACGCCCATGCCTTCGACCCCTCTGAGCGTGCGCTGGATGAACTCAAGCGTGAAGGCTTTGATCGCTGCTTCATCGCGCTGCACGGTCGCTTCGGCGAAGACGGCACCGTGCAGGGCGCGCTCGAATTGCTGGGTATTCCTTACACCGGCTCCGGCGTGATGGCCTCCAGCATCTCCATGGACAAGGTCATGACCAAGCGCATCTGGCGCTTTGAAGGCTTGTCCACTCCTGCATGGCAGCAGGTCAAAAGCGCCGCCGAAACCCAGGCTGCGTTCGCAGCGCTGGGCGCACCCATGATCGTGAAGCCCGCACGTGAAGGCTCTTCCATCGGATTCACCAAGGTGATGAGCGCGGACCAGTGCGATGCCGCCTATGCACTGGCCTCCAAACACGACAGTCATGTGCTGTGCGAGCAGTTCATTGCGGGTGATGAAGTGACCTGCCCGGTGTGGGGACCAAGCTCTGCGCCTGAGGCGCTGCCGGTGATCCGCATCGTGGCGCCCGAAGGTAACTACGACTACCAGAACAAGTACTTCACTGACACCACCCAATACCTGGTCCCCGCTGGCTTGCCCGCCGGCGAAGAGGAAGCCATCCAAGCGCTGGTGTGCAAGGCCTACCAGGTGCTGGGCTGCCGCGGCTGGGCACGGGCTGACGTCATGATTGATGCCAAGACCCGCACCCCCTACTTGCTGGAAATCAACACCTCACCGGGCATGACCGGCCACTCCCTGGTGCCCATGTCTGCCCGTGCAGCCGGCATCAGCTACGAAGAACTGTGTGTGCGCCTGCTGCAAAGCACCGCCACAGACGGAAAGGCGGACGCGTGAATTCCACTGTCGCTACTCCGCTGGACGTCAAGCTCATGAATGGGACCGCTGTGCTCCTGTTCATGGCTTTTGTCGTCCTCGCAGTGGTGACGGGTGGCCGCTGGCTGGGGCGTTTGCCCATGTTTGCCATCCAAGGCATTACGGTAACCGGCGACATGAACCACAACAGCCCGCTTACGTTGCGGGCCAATGTGGCCCCCGGCTTGAATGGCACTTTTTTCTCCGTTGATCTGGCGCGGGTGCGCTCCGCTTTCGAGGCGGTGCCATGGGTGCGCCACGCGGTGGTGCGCCGCGAGTTTCCGAACCGCTTGCGGGTGGATTTGCAGGAACACGTGGCAGTGGCCTATTGGGGCGCGGAGCCGGAATTGCGCCTGCTCAACAGCTATGGCGAAGTGTTTGAAGCCAACGTGGGCGAAGTGGAGCAGGACGTGCTGCCCAAGCTTAGCGGGCCTGACGGCCAGAGCGGTGACGTCTTGGCCATGTACCGCACGCTGACCCCTTTGTTTGCCGGCATGGAGCTGCCGCTGGAACAACTGGATTTGTCAGGTCGTGGCAGCTGGCGCGCCCGTCTGGACGGTGGCGCCGTGATTGAGCTCGGGCGCGGAACGCCAGAGGAAGTCACCGAGCGCCTTCAACGGTTTTTGAGAACGCTGACGCAGGTCACCACACGCTATGGACGGGCGCCGGGCTCCGTCGAATCGGCGGACTTGCGGCACGCCAACGGATACGCAGTCAAGCTGCGCGGCGTTACCACGCTGGCAGCGGACAGCACCAAGAAATAGCGGAAACGAAGCAGGGTACAACTATGGCTAAAGAATACAAAGATCTTGTCGTCGGGCTGGACATCGGCACTGCCAAGGTGATGGCGGTGGTTGCTGAAGTCATGCCCGGTGGCGAGCTCAAGCTGGCCGGTTTCGGCGTGGCGCCGAGCAACGGACTCAAGCGCGGCGTGGTGGTCAACATTGATGCCACCGTCGCCAGCATCCAGCAGGCGCTTAAAGAGGCCGAGCTGATGGCCGACTGCAAGATCACCCGGGTGTACACCGGCATCACCGGCAGCCACATCCGTGGCATCAACAGCAGCGGCATGGTGGCGGTGAAGGACCGCGAAGTGACGCAGGCCGACGTGGCCCGTGTGGTCGAAACTGCCAAGGCCATCAACATCTCGACCGACCAGCGCCTGCTGCTGGTTGAGCCTCAGGAATTCATCATCGACGGCCAGGATGTGCGCGAGCCCATCGGCATGAGCGGCATCCGCCTCGAAGCCAAAGTGCATATCGTGACCGGTGCACAAAGTGCGGCCGAGAACATCATTAAGTGCGTGCGCCGATGCGGCCTGGAAGTCGAGCAGCTCATGCTCAACCCGCTGGCCAGCAGCCTGTCGGTATTGACGGAAGACGAGCGCGAGTTGGGTGTGGCGTTGGTGGATATTGGCGCCGGTACGACCGATGTGGCCATCTTCACCAATGGTGCCATTCGTCACACCGCTGTGATCCCGATTGCGGGTGACCTGATTACCAGTGACATTGCCATGGCTCTGCGCACGCCCACCAAGGACGCAGAAGACATCAAGGTGGAGTCCGGCCACGCCAAGCAGTTGCTGGTGGACCCCGAGACGCAGGTGGAAGTGCCCGGTCTGGGGGATCGCGGCCCCCGCATGCTGAGTCGTCAGGCCCTGGCCGGTGTGATTGAACCGCGGGTGGAGGAAATCTTCTCCCTGGTGAATCAGGTGATGCGCGAGTCCGGCTATGAAGAAGTGCTGTCCAGCGGCATCGTGCTAACCGGCGGCAGCTGCATCATGCCCGGCATGGTGGAGCTGGGTGAGGACATCTTCCTCAAGCCCGTGCGCCGCGGCATCCCCAAATACAACAGTGCTTTGGCCGACATGGTGGCGCAGCCCCGTGCAGCCACGGTGATGGGCCTCCTGGAAGAGGCCCGCATTGCCCGCATGCGCGGCTACAAAGTCGCGCAGAAGTCCGGCACCATGAAATCAGCGTTCAGTTCCGTCAAGGACTGGTTTGTAGGGAACTTCTGATCATGTCTCACACGCAACTGAATTTTTCTGTGTTGAACCAGCTCCCGCGCAGCTGCTGAGGACTCATCAGGGTCGTCGTGCATCGAGGCTTGGACCCGCCTTCATAGCCGGTAGGAAATGTTTGCAAAAGATCGTTGGAAATACATCGTCGAAGAAATATTGGATCGAAGGAGATAACAAATATGAAAGCCCAGATACAGGCTGAAATTCGCGAAGCAAACATGGCCTACTTGAACATGGCCCAGAGCCTCATCCGCCAAGACCTGAAGTCGGCGGTGAAGATCCTGGGAATGTCTGAGGACGCAGCAGAAATCATCAAGACCTTGTCAGAAAGCCAGAAAGCCAGCATTGCAGACAGCGACATCCTGCTGTGCCGCTTCGGAGTCAGTGATGACGTGGTGTGGAACCTCCTCACCAGCCATCCCGCTCCCAAGCCGGAAGCAGAAAGCGCTACCCGTCTCCTCGCCGACATCTTGTTGGCAGGCCGGTTTGCGATGGCAGCCTGAGCCCTGACGGTCACCCGGTTCACCCACATTTAAAGATTGCAATTCAAGGAGTAACAACATGAGCATCGAAATGATCGAAGAAGAAGCCTTCAACCAAGGCACCCAAATCAAGGTCATCGGCGTGGGCGGCGGCGGCGGTAACGCTGTTGAGCACATGATCACCACCTCAGTGGGCGGTGTGGAATTCATCTGCGCCAATACCGACGCGCAGGCACTGAGCCGCAGCTCTGCTCACAAAACCATTCAGCTTGGCGGAACCGGCCTGGGCGCCGGCAGCAAGCCCGACAAGGGCCGCGAAGCCGCTGTGCAGGCAGAAGCCGACATCCGTCAGGCCATCGAAGGCGCACACATGCTCTTCATCACTGCAGGCATGGGCGGCGGCACTGGTACCGGCGCGGCACCTGTGATTGCCAAAGTGGCCAAGGAAATGGGCATCCTGACCGTGGGCGTGGTGACCAAGCCTTTCGATTTCGAAGGCGGCCGCCGCATGAGCAACGCTGACTCCGGTCTGGCCGAGCTGGAAGCCAACGTGGACTCCCTGATCGTGGTGCTCAACGAAAAGCTGCTGGAAGTGCTGGACGACGATGTCTCACAGGACGAAGCCTTTGCACATGCCAATGACGTGTTGAAAAACGCCGTGGGCGGCATTGCTGAAATCATCAACGTCAAGGGCGAAATCAACGCCGACTTTGAAGACGTGCGCACCGTGATGGGCGAGCCCGGCAAGGCCATGATGGGTACCGCGACTGCCAGTGGCCCGGACCGTGCCCGCATTGCTGCTGAGCAAGCCGTGGCGTGCCCGCTGCTGGAAGGCGTGGACTTGTCCGGCGCCAAGGGTGTGCTGGTGCTGATCTCCGCTTGCAAGGGTTCCTTGAAACTGAAGGAGTCCAAGATGGCCATGGAGACCATCCGTGCCTGCGCATCTCCAGACGCGCATGTCATTTACGGCACCGCTAACGACGAAAAGTTGGGCGACGAAATTCGCGTGACCGTGATCGCTACCGGACTGAGCCGCCAAGGCGGTGCCCGACGCACTGCGCCTCCCCTGCAAGTGCTGCGTACCGGTACCGACAACGTGCCTTTCCATGTGCCGACCCTGAATACGATTGCCAGCCCTGCTGGAACTACCGCTTCGATGGGCAACGCCGGTGCAGCCGTGGCACAACCTGACTACGGCAGCATGGCAACCCCCAGCGTGTGGCGTACCAACCGCACACAGGCGGCGGCCAAGGTGGATGCGCTCTCCAGCGGCGGCATGGATGACTACGAGATCCCTGCTTTCTTGCGCAAGCAGGCGGATTGATTTAGCACACCCCCCGGCTACGCGCACTGCGTGTCGCTTCGCTTTCCCCCTTGCAGGGGGCAACACCTGTGGCCCGGCGTAGCCGGTTCCACGGTGTTCATTTGCTAAGTCACGCCGCCCGGAGGTTTTTTGCGCTACTTTTACAATAGACCTGTGCTGAAACAACGAACTCTCAAATCCCTGACCCGCGCCGTTGGCGTGGGCCTGCATAGCGGCCAGCGTGTCGAGATCACCTTGCGCCCTGCTGCTCCGGATACGGGCATCGTGTTCAGACGGGTGGACTTGCCGAATGCACCTGACATCGTGGTGTCTGCCGAATCGGTGACGGATACGCGCCTGGCCTCCACCCTGTCCTGCGGCAACGCCAAAGTGCATACCGTGGAGCATTTGATGTCCGCCTGCGCCGGTCTGGGCGTCGACAACCTGTTCGTCGACATCACGGCCGAAGAAGTGCCCATCCTTGACGGCTCTGCGGCATCGTTCGTGTTTCTGCTGCAAAGCGCCGGCATCGAGTTGCAGAACGCCCCACGACGTTTTATCCGCTTGACCCGCCCGGTCGAAGTCCGCGAGGGGGAGGGTGCCAATGAAAAGTGGGCCCGCTTGGACCCGTACCACGGCTACAAACTGAGTTTCGAGATCGACTTCAACCACCCCGCCGTGGATTCCACCGGCCAGAAGGTGGAGTTTGATCTCAGCACCGACAGCTACTCGCGCGACATTGCCCGTGCACGCACCTTCGGATTTACCAAAGATGTCGAAATGATGCGATCCAACGGCTTGGCCCTGGGTGGCGGCTTGGACAACGCCATCGTGATGGACGATTACAAGGTCCTCAATGCCGACGGCCTGCGTTATGACGACGAGTTTGTGAAGCACAAGATTCTGGACGCCATCGGCGACCTGTACATCGTGGGCAAACCCCTGTTGGCCGCCTACAGCGCACGCCGTTCCGGGCACGCCTTGAACAACAAGCTGTTGCGCGAACTCCAGGCTCACCCGGAAGCCTGGGAGGTCGTGACGTTTGAAGACGTCAAGCAGGCCCCGCAGGGCTTCGCCCAGCCAGCGCGCGCCTGGTAACCCTGCCGTCTATCCGGTCAGCGCTTGCCTGCGCTCATCCGCTGCCGATAATGGGGCATCCTGTTTCCCACGGGAAATAACCCGAGGCAGTTGCTCATGAACTCCATTTCTTCTATCGCTTTATCCGGTTTGAATGCGGCCCAAACCAGCTTGAACGCGAGCGCCCATAACGTGGCCAACCTCGCGACCGAAGGCTTCAAGCGCCAGGAAACCGTGCAAACCGCACAGAGCGGCGGTGGAGTGACAACTAGCGTGCGAGAGGCCAGTACCGCAGGCAATGCCTTGGAGCAGGACGTGGTGACCCAGTTGCAAGCCAAAAACAGCTTTATCGCCAATCTGGCGGTATTCAAGACACAGGACAAAATGGCCGGCGCCCTCCTGGACACCAAGGTCTAAACCCTCTCAAAGGCCGCTGGAATACTGGCGGGTAATCGCGTCTAGGCGCCCGCTGCGCCGCAGCTTGTCCAATGACGCCTGCATGCGCTGTACGACCGCAGGGTCGGTTTGCAGGTTCAGGGCGAAGTAATAGGCCCCGTCTTCACTAAGCTTGCTGGCTTTAGTCACAGCACCTGACGTCAGGTTGGCACTCCGCAGGCTCCAGGCCATCCCTACCTCGGTATCGACCATCGCATCCACCGCATCGGCCAACAGCAGTCTCAGCACCGCCGCGTTAGAGCTATCCTCAATCATGGCGCTAGCGGGTACCCCGGCTTGAATCAGGTCCTGGCGAGCTGCTTCATCCCTGACAATGCCAAAACGGAGCTGGCTGATCTCGCGGTTGGCGACGCCTCCTTTGTCCGGCGCAGTTTTGACATACACCCAGGTGCTGCGCGGGAGCAGGGGGCCGACCCAGAGAAACTCTTTCTCACGTGACGCCTTGCGCGCCGTAGTGAAAAGCACCGTGTCCGGCAGATTGCTCACGATTTTGTAAGCGCGTGCCCACGGTACGAGATTGAGCTTGCAAGTCAGCTTGGCATCTGCACATACCGCTCTAAGCACATCACTGGCAATGCCCTTGACTTCGCCAGACTCCTCAAAGTTGTAGGGTGGCCACTGCTCGGTGTAGCCGGTGAGTGTCTGGGCTTGCAAGCACCCCATCCCTGCCATCGCCCAAAGTGCGGCTGAGGCAATGTGTCGTGAGAGGTGATTCACCTGCATGGACTGTGTTCCGGAAGGGCCAGTTAGTCCATAAATTCTATTGGCTACGACCATCCCGGTAGCGGATTTTTCCATTGCCGCCCACACCGTTGGCTCCCGCCAACAAGGCCATGGACTTTCCAGCATGGGCGTGCGTAATGGCGAGGCCCAGCGCATCCGCGGCATCAGGGCCGGGCAGTCCGGGCAAGTGCAGCAGGCGCTTCACCATTTCCTGAATCTGGTCCTTGTGCGCGCGTCCGTGTCCAGCCACGGCTTGCTTCATCTGCAGCGCGGTGTACTCCGCAACGGGCAGGTTTGCGCACACCAGTGCGGTCACCAACGCGCCTCGGGCCTGGCCCAACAGCAGGGTGGACTGCGGGTTCACGTTGACGAACACAATTTCCACTGAGGCACAGGTGGGCTGGTAGCGCTCCACGACTTCGCCGATGCCGTCAAACAGAATCTTCAGACGCGCCGGCAGTGCTCGCGTATCCAAGTGCTCAGTGCGTATGGTCCCGCTGGCCACATAGCGCACATCGGCGCCCACCACGTCCACCACGCCGAAGCCGGTGGTGCGCAAGCCGGGGTCAATGCCAAGGATTCGCATGCTATGAAATCAGGAGCTGCTCGCGCAATATATACGTGCGCTAGAGGTCAAAATACCATCTGGCGGAGTGGAAGAAAACCGGTGCCGCGAAGCACAGGGCATCCACCCGGTCCAGCAGTCCACCGGCACCTGTGACAGAGCGCACCGGCCCGCCCCAGCTGGGAATGCCGCGGTCGCGCTTGAGGGCCTTCATTACAAAATGCCCCATGGAGCCTGCCACGCAGGCGATGAAGGAAAACGCAAATGCGGTACCAGGTACCCAAGGCGTGATGCCGGCCAACAGCGCACCAAACAGGCTTGCCACAAACACACCTATCCACCAGCTGGGCCAGTTGAAGCTCTGGCTGATGGCAGGTGCTGCCGGTGGCAGCTTGAGCTTGCGGGACACAAGGTGCTGCACTGCCATGCAGAACTGCACCACCAGCACCAGGAAGAAGACCATGAATGCGTTCTTGTGGTCGTAGCCAGGGAACTTGAGCATCAAGAGCGCAGGCACATGGCTCATGCCGTAGATGCACACCATGATGCCCCACTGCAGCTTGGCATTGCGCTCCAGAAAGCGCAGCGGGTCATTGGCCAGTGCGCTGGCGACCGGCAAGGCCAGGAATACATAGACCGGAATGAACACGGCAAACATGTCGAAGTGCTCGGTAGCCACCAGCCAGTACTGCAGCGGCAGCACGACAAAAAATGCCAGCACAAGGCTGCGATGGTCGCCCAGCCGGGTGGGGGAGAGCGTCATGAATTCGCGCAGCGCAAAGAACGATACGCCGCCAAACAGGGTGAGTGCGACCAGCGGGTCGCTGAGCCAGCCGATCCAGAACACAAACACCATGAACCAACTGGTGCGGATGATGCCGTCCAGATTTTTCAGCTCACCGCGGCGGCGGTCGCCAGCTTCATCATCCCCGTATTCGCGCAGCGACATGACGAAGGCCACGATGCTGGCCAGAAGCAGCAAACCGAAAACGATGATGAATAGGGCGCCGACCTGCTGTGTGGGGCCGAGATTCTTGAGATAAAAATACATAGCTGTCTTACACGTCCCGCAGGGCTACGACTGCGCTGCGCGCTCTGTCCAGAAAGGCACGGCGTTCTTCACCTTCGCCGACTTGCATGGGCGCGCCAAAGGTGACCGAGCAGAGCACCGGGACCGGTACCACCTCGCCCTTGGGCAGCACGTGTTGCACATTGTTAATCCATGCGGGGACCAGCACCACGTTCGGGAAGCGGGTGGCCAGGTTGTAGAGACCGGCCTTGAAGGGCTGTGGTTCGCCGGTATGGCCACGGGTGCCTTCGGGGAACAGGATGATGGAGTCACCATTGGCCAGCGCCTCGATCAGCGGCTCCAGAGGGTCTTCCTCAGAGCTGCGGTCACGGGAGACGTAGATTACGTGG
Encoded here:
- the murG gene encoding undecaprenyldiphospho-muramoylpentapeptide beta-N-acetylglucosaminyltransferase, with the translated sequence MTQKTALIMAGGTGGHIFPGLAVAQALRDKGWRVHWLGAPGSMESRIVPTRGIPLELVEFGGVRGKGIKTLALLPLKLLRAFWQSLQVVRRVKPDVLVGLGGYITFPGGMMGVLCGKPLVLHEQNSVAGMANKVLAGVADRVFAAFPQAMPKAEWVGNPLRAEFLNLPAPEARFAGRSGPIKVLVVGGSLGARALNTVVPQALALIPEAQRPVVTHQAGEKQIDELRANYAAAGVQATLTPFIDNTAQAFADADLVICRAGASTVTELAAVGAAAAFVPFPAAVDDHQTFNARFLVDQGGGWLLPQATLTPEALAEMLLKTERPALMQRALGAKKMQQLHATEAVVAACEELAK
- the murC gene encoding UDP-N-acetylmuramate--L-alanine ligase, translated to MKHAVKHIHFVGVGGSGMSGIAEVLSNLGYEISGSDLADNVTTRRLAALGIKTYVGHAAENVTGADAVVTSTAVQSDNPEVIRAREMKIPIVPRALMLAELMRLKQGIAIAGTHGKTTTTSLVASVLAEAGLDPTFVIGGRLNSAGANARLGSGEHIVVEADESDASFLNLLPVMAVVTNIDADHMETYGHDFGKLKKAFVDFLHRMPFYGAAILCTDDPAVRDICEQVTCPITSYGFNEDAEVRAVNVRAMGGQMHFTVQRRNGVVLPDMEVVLNLPGLHNVLNALSAIAVAVELNIPDAAVVKALAEFKGVGRRFQRYGDLALPQGGTVTVIDDYGHHPVEMAATLAAARGAFPGRRLVLAFQPHRYTRTRDCFEDFVKVIGAGADAVLLAEVYAAGEAPIVAADGRSLARALRIGGKVEPLFVDDIAAMPQAAIDNARDGDVLMCMGAGSIGAVPGKIVELLQNQELLAQQGRAL
- a CDS encoding D-alanine--D-alanine ligase, whose product is MSQNNLNLGKVAVLMGGASAEREVSLMSGSGVLKALRSQGVDAHAFDPSERALDELKREGFDRCFIALHGRFGEDGTVQGALELLGIPYTGSGVMASSISMDKVMTKRIWRFEGLSTPAWQQVKSAAETQAAFAALGAPMIVKPAREGSSIGFTKVMSADQCDAAYALASKHDSHVLCEQFIAGDEVTCPVWGPSSAPEALPVIRIVAPEGNYDYQNKYFTDTTQYLVPAGLPAGEEEAIQALVCKAYQVLGCRGWARADVMIDAKTRTPYLLEINTSPGMTGHSLVPMSARAAGISYEELCVRLLQSTATDGKADA
- a CDS encoding cell division protein FtsQ/DivIB, which translates into the protein MNSTVATPLDVKLMNGTAVLLFMAFVVLAVVTGGRWLGRLPMFAIQGITVTGDMNHNSPLTLRANVAPGLNGTFFSVDLARVRSAFEAVPWVRHAVVRREFPNRLRVDLQEHVAVAYWGAEPELRLLNSYGEVFEANVGEVEQDVLPKLSGPDGQSGDVLAMYRTLTPLFAGMELPLEQLDLSGRGSWRARLDGGAVIELGRGTPEEVTERLQRFLRTLTQVTTRYGRAPGSVESADLRHANGYAVKLRGVTTLAADSTKK
- the ftsA gene encoding cell division protein FtsA, which produces MAKEYKDLVVGLDIGTAKVMAVVAEVMPGGELKLAGFGVAPSNGLKRGVVVNIDATVASIQQALKEAELMADCKITRVYTGITGSHIRGINSSGMVAVKDREVTQADVARVVETAKAINISTDQRLLLVEPQEFIIDGQDVREPIGMSGIRLEAKVHIVTGAQSAAENIIKCVRRCGLEVEQLMLNPLASSLSVLTEDERELGVALVDIGAGTTDVAIFTNGAIRHTAVIPIAGDLITSDIAMALRTPTKDAEDIKVESGHAKQLLVDPETQVEVPGLGDRGPRMLSRQALAGVIEPRVEEIFSLVNQVMRESGYEEVLSSGIVLTGGSCIMPGMVELGEDIFLKPVRRGIPKYNSALADMVAQPRAATVMGLLEEARIARMRGYKVAQKSGTMKSAFSSVKDWFVGNF
- a CDS encoding flagellar transcriptional regulator FlhD, which gives rise to MKAQIQAEIREANMAYLNMAQSLIRQDLKSAVKILGMSEDAAEIIKTLSESQKASIADSDILLCRFGVSDDVVWNLLTSHPAPKPEAESATRLLADILLAGRFAMAA
- the ftsZ gene encoding cell division protein FtsZ encodes the protein MSIEMIEEEAFNQGTQIKVIGVGGGGGNAVEHMITTSVGGVEFICANTDAQALSRSSAHKTIQLGGTGLGAGSKPDKGREAAVQAEADIRQAIEGAHMLFITAGMGGGTGTGAAPVIAKVAKEMGILTVGVVTKPFDFEGGRRMSNADSGLAELEANVDSLIVVLNEKLLEVLDDDVSQDEAFAHANDVLKNAVGGIAEIINVKGEINADFEDVRTVMGEPGKAMMGTATASGPDRARIAAEQAVACPLLEGVDLSGAKGVLVLISACKGSLKLKESKMAMETIRACASPDAHVIYGTANDEKLGDEIRVTVIATGLSRQGGARRTAPPLQVLRTGTDNVPFHVPTLNTIASPAGTTASMGNAGAAVAQPDYGSMATPSVWRTNRTQAAAKVDALSSGGMDDYEIPAFLRKQAD
- the lpxC gene encoding UDP-3-O-acyl-N-acetylglucosamine deacetylase; translated protein: MLKQRTLKSLTRAVGVGLHSGQRVEITLRPAAPDTGIVFRRVDLPNAPDIVVSAESVTDTRLASTLSCGNAKVHTVEHLMSACAGLGVDNLFVDITAEEVPILDGSAASFVFLLQSAGIELQNAPRRFIRLTRPVEVREGEGANEKWARLDPYHGYKLSFEIDFNHPAVDSTGQKVEFDLSTDSYSRDIARARTFGFTKDVEMMRSNGLALGGGLDNAIVMDDYKVLNADGLRYDDEFVKHKILDAIGDLYIVGKPLLAAYSARRSGHALNNKLLRELQAHPEAWEVVTFEDVKQAPQGFAQPARAW
- a CDS encoding flagellar basal body protein, with translation MNSISSIALSGLNAAQTSLNASAHNVANLATEGFKRQETVQTAQSGGGVTTSVREASTAGNALEQDVVTQLQAKNSFIANLAVFKTQDKMAGALLDTKV
- a CDS encoding substrate-binding periplasmic protein, whose protein sequence is MQVNHLSRHIASAALWAMAGMGCLQAQTLTGYTEQWPPYNFEESGEVKGIASDVLRAVCADAKLTCKLNLVPWARAYKIVSNLPDTVLFTTARKASREKEFLWVGPLLPRSTWVYVKTAPDKGGVANREISQLRFGIVRDEAARQDLIQAGVPASAMIEDSSNAAVLRLLLADAVDAMVDTEVGMAWSLRSANLTSGAVTKASKLSEDGAYYFALNLQTDPAVVQRMQASLDKLRRSGRLDAITRQYSSGL
- the ruvC gene encoding crossover junction endodeoxyribonuclease RuvC, whose translation is MRILGIDPGLRTTGFGVVDVVGADVRYVASGTIRTEHLDTRALPARLKILFDGIGEVVERYQPTCASVEIVFVNVNPQSTLLLGQARGALVTALVCANLPVAEYTALQMKQAVAGHGRAHKDQIQEMVKRLLHLPGLPGPDAADALGLAITHAHAGKSMALLAGANGVGGNGKIRYRDGRSQ